A genome region from Methylobacterium sp. FF17 includes the following:
- a CDS encoding amino acid ABC transporter permease gives MTGPAIRTILDGAVVTAALAAISILLSMPLGLLLALLRWRRIPVLAGVLADFVSVVRATPFVTLVLFVFFILPATGIELEPVPAAIVALTMNTAAFSSEIWRAALQTFPRDQREAASAFGMSEWKILTRIVFPQIWRANLGPLVSEVTILLKCTPAVAIIGVVEITRAAGRVGAETYEPLPPFLVATLIYTVLIAAVVRGQRVIERRIARRFGLRQA, from the coding sequence ATGACGGGGCCAGCGATCCGGACGATCCTCGACGGCGCGGTGGTCACCGCGGCGCTCGCGGCGATCAGCATCCTGCTCAGCATGCCCCTGGGCCTGCTCCTCGCTCTTCTGCGCTGGCGCCGGATCCCGGTGCTCGCGGGCGTGCTGGCCGACTTCGTGAGCGTCGTCCGCGCGACGCCCTTCGTGACGCTCGTCCTCTTCGTGTTCTTCATCCTTCCCGCGACCGGCATCGAACTGGAGCCGGTTCCTGCGGCCATCGTGGCGCTGACGATGAACACGGCGGCATTCAGCAGCGAGATCTGGCGGGCCGCCCTCCAGACTTTCCCCCGCGACCAACGCGAGGCCGCGAGCGCGTTCGGCATGTCCGAGTGGAAGATCCTGACCCGCATCGTCTTCCCCCAGATCTGGCGGGCCAACCTTGGCCCGTTGGTCAGCGAGGTCACGATCCTGCTCAAGTGCACCCCGGCCGTAGCGATCATCGGCGTCGTCGAGATCACCCGCGCAGCCGGCCGGGTCGGCGCCGAGACCTACGAGCCGCTGCCGCCCTTCCTCGTCGCGACACTCATCTACACGGTGCTGATCGCAGCGGTCGTGCGGGGCCAGCGTGTCATCGAGCGCAGGATCGCCAGGCGTTTCGGACTGAGGCAAGCATGA
- a CDS encoding amino acid ABC transporter permease, which produces MNGLLVVWESRDVFLWGAANTLSLVLGCLLLSIPLGILGAILLTEAPKPLRRLMAEIVDLLRCVPFLLLAYVVYYGLPELGLRLTSWWAGLASLTVYTTAYLVEIFRAAFLAVARDNIEAAHAFGLSRSLLYRRIILPQVAITAAPVIGNQIITTIRDSALLMIITVQELTFAANFVSANHFSPLAPFAAAVGLYLLMSFVVEEGVRRMESVRRVRYG; this is translated from the coding sequence ATGAACGGGCTGCTGGTCGTCTGGGAGAGCCGGGACGTCTTCCTGTGGGGGGCTGCCAATACCTTATCGCTGGTGCTGGGATGCCTGCTGCTCAGCATCCCGCTCGGCATTCTCGGCGCCATCCTCCTCACCGAGGCGCCGAAGCCTCTCCGGCGGTTGATGGCGGAAATCGTCGATCTGCTGCGGTGCGTGCCGTTCCTGCTGCTGGCCTACGTGGTCTATTACGGCCTGCCCGAACTCGGGCTCAGGCTCACCTCATGGTGGGCGGGCTTGGCCTCGCTGACGGTCTACACCACCGCCTATCTCGTGGAGATCTTTCGGGCCGCGTTCCTCGCCGTCGCCAGGGACAACATCGAGGCCGCCCACGCCTTCGGCCTGTCCCGCAGCCTGCTCTACCGGCGCATCATCCTGCCCCAGGTCGCCATCACGGCCGCTCCGGTGATCGGGAATCAGATCATCACGACGATCCGGGACAGTGCCCTGCTCATGATCATCACGGTGCAGGAACTGACCTTCGCCGCGAATTTCGTCAGCGCGAACCACTTTTCACCATTAGCGCCGTTCGCCGCTGCGGTCGGCCTCTACCTCCTCATGTCGTTCGTGGTCGAGGAGGGCGTGCGCCGCATGGAGAGTGTGAGGAGGGTGCGTTATGGCTGA